A window of Lacibacter sediminis contains these coding sequences:
- a CDS encoding TolC family protein, whose amino-acid sequence MKMKITAKHLALFICIVWLGACKVPAVSSKQENKHTPAAYSNSQDTTNSAQIKWKQYFTDPNLLALIDTALINNQELNITLREIEMSKNEIMARKGEYLPFLHLKGGAAAERAGKYTWDGLSEEDWKTRPEKGHPYVGDFMIGTYFTWELDVWKKLRTAKKAAVVKYLSTIEGKNFMVTNIIAEIASSYYELMALDNLLAIIQQNIELQSNALQVVKLEKDAAKVTQLAVNRFEAQLLNTKNLQYEIQQKIIETENRINFLAGRFPQPVVRNSAAFNNLVLDPIFAGIPSQLLSYRPDIRQAELELAAAKLDVQVAKANFYPSFSLTAGVGLQAFNPVYLITPESILYNLAGDLVAPLINKNAIKTTYFNANEKQIQAVYNYERSILNAHIEVVNQLSRMDNFTKSYETKAKEVDILTQSITISNNLFRSARADYIEVLLTQREALESKIDLIEIKLKQLDAKVNIYKALGGGWN is encoded by the coding sequence ATGAAAATGAAAATAACAGCTAAACATCTTGCACTATTTATCTGCATCGTATGGCTTGGTGCCTGTAAAGTTCCTGCTGTGAGCAGTAAACAGGAAAACAAGCATACTCCTGCGGCTTACAGTAACTCACAGGATACAACCAACTCGGCACAGATAAAATGGAAACAATATTTTACCGATCCAAACCTTCTTGCATTGATCGATACAGCGCTCATTAATAACCAGGAGTTGAATATCACGCTGCGTGAAATTGAAATGAGTAAGAATGAGATCATGGCGAGGAAGGGAGAATACCTGCCCTTCCTTCATTTGAAAGGCGGCGCAGCAGCTGAAAGAGCAGGTAAATACACTTGGGATGGCTTATCTGAAGAAGACTGGAAAACAAGACCCGAAAAGGGGCATCCGTACGTTGGTGATTTTATGATCGGCACTTATTTTACATGGGAGCTGGATGTGTGGAAGAAATTACGTACTGCAAAAAAAGCAGCGGTGGTAAAGTATTTATCAACCATTGAAGGAAAAAACTTTATGGTCACGAATATCATTGCTGAAATAGCCAGCTCTTATTATGAGTTGATGGCACTTGATAATCTGCTGGCTATTATTCAACAGAATATTGAGCTGCAAAGCAATGCCCTGCAGGTGGTGAAACTGGAGAAAGATGCAGCGAAGGTTACACAGTTAGCAGTTAACAGGTTTGAAGCTCAATTGCTCAATACAAAAAATCTGCAATACGAAATTCAACAGAAGATCATTGAAACAGAGAATAGGATCAATTTTTTGGCGGGACGTTTTCCGCAACCTGTTGTACGCAACTCTGCAGCATTTAATAACCTTGTACTTGATCCGATCTTTGCAGGCATTCCATCTCAACTGCTATCCTATCGTCCGGATATTCGGCAAGCTGAATTAGAACTTGCAGCAGCAAAATTAGATGTGCAGGTAGCGAAAGCGAATTTCTATCCTTCATTCAGTCTTACAGCCGGTGTTGGCTTGCAGGCATTCAATCCGGTGTATTTGATCACACCAGAATCGATACTGTATAATTTAGCTGGCGACCTGGTTGCACCACTCATTAATAAGAATGCAATTAAAACCACTTACTTTAACGCCAATGAAAAGCAGATACAGGCTGTTTACAATTATGAGCGTTCTATTTTAAATGCGCATATTGAAGTGGTGAATCAGCTTTCAAGAATGGATAATTTCACGAAGAGCTATGAAACAAAAGCGAAGGAAGTGGACATCCTCACTCAGTCGATCACTATTTCAAACAACCTGTTCCGTTCCGCAAGGGCAGATTATATAGAAGTACTGTTAACACAACGTGAAGCATTGGAATCGAAAATTGATCTGATCGAGATCAAGCTGAAACAACTTGATGCCAAAGTAAATATTTACAAAGCGTTGGGCGGCGGTTGGAACTGA
- a CDS encoding KUP/HAK/KT family potassium transporter, translating to MSSHNKVSLAGLLIALGIIFGDIGTSPLYVLNAITSGKTITEELIIGSLSLIIWTLTLQTTVKYVILTLRADNKGEGGIFSLFALVRRRRKWLVIPAMIGGAALLADGMITPPISVTSAIEGLKQIPAFHDISQWTVIIIVICILSVLFFLQQFGTAFIGRSFGPVMAVWFVMLAALGFAQLVQDLSILKAFNPYYGIKLLIAYPKGFYILGGVFLCTTGAEALYSDLGHCGKWNIRYSWIFVKTCLIINYLGQGAWLLLNHHGELISSSLIEEGFNPFYGIMPHWFIYFGITIATAATIIASQALISGSFTLVSEAMRLNLFPKFKINYPTEAKGQLYIPAVNLLLFTGCIGIVLFFKKASNMEAAYGLAITVTMIATSVLFANYLVTRRTKPGFIYLYLAVYFAIEFSFFYANLEKFPHGGYVTLLVGGLLFFVMYDWFRARKIKNRYIEFVRLDHYIQKLQELSNDVTVPKYATHLIYLTSADNPKEIEHKIIYSIMNRKPKRADIYWFIHVDTVDDPYTTEYSVTHIIPNDIIRIEFRLGFRVQTRIDSMFRKVVEDLVKNREVNVTSRYVSLERNHIAGDVQFIVMEKYLSQDNELPFWERILMKFHFWLKEISLSEERGFGLDPSNVTVEKFPLIVAPVSNLRLKRVEEYEG from the coding sequence ATGTCATCGCATAACAAGGTAAGTCTTGCAGGTCTTTTGATTGCACTGGGTATTATTTTCGGCGACATTGGTACTTCACCACTTTATGTTTTAAACGCCATCACAAGCGGCAAAACGATTACAGAGGAACTGATCATTGGTTCGCTATCGTTGATTATCTGGACGCTTACACTGCAAACAACGGTGAAATATGTTATTCTTACGTTGCGTGCAGATAACAAAGGTGAAGGTGGTATCTTTTCTTTGTTTGCACTTGTGCGCCGCAGAAGAAAATGGTTGGTGATACCGGCAATGATCGGTGGTGCTGCATTGCTTGCTGATGGTATGATCACGCCGCCTATTTCAGTAACATCGGCCATTGAGGGGTTGAAACAAATTCCTGCATTTCATGATATCAGCCAATGGACGGTGATCATCATTGTGATCTGTATTCTTTCGGTGCTTTTCTTTTTGCAGCAGTTTGGAACAGCTTTTATTGGAAGATCATTCGGACCTGTTATGGCAGTATGGTTTGTAATGCTTGCTGCTCTTGGATTTGCCCAGCTAGTGCAAGACCTGTCGATACTCAAAGCGTTTAATCCTTATTACGGTATTAAGCTGTTGATCGCTTACCCTAAAGGGTTTTACATTTTAGGTGGTGTGTTTTTGTGTACCACAGGTGCAGAAGCATTGTATTCCGACCTTGGGCATTGCGGCAAATGGAACATCCGTTATTCATGGATATTTGTAAAAACCTGTTTGATCATTAATTACCTGGGGCAGGGAGCATGGTTACTGCTGAATCATCATGGTGAGTTGATCAGCTCGTCACTGATCGAAGAAGGGTTTAATCCGTTTTACGGTATCATGCCGCATTGGTTTATTTACTTCGGTATAACGATTGCCACTGCTGCCACCATCATCGCCAGCCAGGCATTAATATCCGGATCGTTCACGCTTGTGAGTGAAGCTATGCGGCTCAATCTTTTCCCGAAATTTAAGATCAATTATCCCACGGAGGCAAAAGGACAACTGTATATACCTGCTGTAAATCTTTTATTGTTTACAGGTTGTATTGGTATTGTCCTGTTCTTTAAAAAAGCTTCAAATATGGAAGCAGCATACGGTCTTGCCATTACAGTTACCATGATCGCTACATCGGTGCTGTTTGCAAACTATCTTGTTACAAGACGTACCAAACCCGGCTTCATCTATTTATACCTGGCTGTTTATTTTGCCATTGAGTTCAGTTTCTTCTATGCAAATCTGGAGAAGTTTCCGCATGGGGGTTATGTTACATTGCTGGTGGGAGGGCTGTTGTTCTTTGTAATGTACGATTGGTTCAGAGCAAGAAAGATCAAGAACCGATACATCGAATTTGTACGTCTTGATCATTACATACAAAAGCTACAGGAATTAAGTAACGATGTTACAGTGCCTAAATATGCAACACATCTTATTTATCTCACCAGTGCTGATAACCCCAAGGAGATTGAGCATAAGATCATTTATTCCATCATGAACCGAAAGCCCAAACGGGCCGATATCTACTGGTTTATTCATGTTGATACGGTTGATGACCCATATACAACGGAATACAGTGTTACGCATATCATTCCCAATGATATTATCAGGATCGAATTTCGTTTAGGATTCAGGGTTCAGACTCGTATTGACAGTATGTTCAGGAAAGTAGTGGAAGACCTGGTGAAAAACCGTGAAGTGAACGTAACGAGCCGTTATGTTAGCCTTGAACGAAACCATATAGCCGGTGATGTGCAATTCATTGTTATGGAAAAGTATTTAAGCCAGGATAATGAATTGCCTTTCTGGGAAAGGATTCTGATGAAGTTCCATTTCTGGTTAAAGGAAATTTCACTTTCCGAAGAAAGAGGATTTGGATTAGATCCGAGTAATGTAACAGTAGAAAAGTTTCCGTTGATCGTTGCACCGGTAAGTAATCTTCGGTTAAAACGAGTGGAAGAGTATGAGGGATAA
- a CDS encoding sensor histidine kinase, translating to MNKLLFNNLTKSKQYLLSIAVIVVVAAFCFLFSDFMGYRVAALVLLVTVSLLAMIFDVFPVLFSAALSALIWDFFFIPPRFTIHIDTTEDSILLAMYFVIALINAVLTYKIRQIEKDARLKEEKANSVKLYNTILNSLSHELRTPIAAIIGATDNLQTNPHLTKENHEQLIAEIAKGAFRLNQQVENLLNISRLESGHIQPKYDWCDVEELIYQVVHSVEENHKNRKINISIKPGLPFCSIDKGMLEQVLYNLLSNAAIHTPDTCSITISAVCHADILQIIIEDSGNTFIDTEANDILNKFSRDSKSKTAGSGLGLSIVKGFTEALAGNVELEKSSLGGAKFTISFPVRSNRFETIKA from the coding sequence ATGAATAAACTGCTGTTCAATAATCTCACAAAGTCAAAACAATACTTGTTAAGCATTGCTGTTATTGTTGTTGTTGCAGCATTCTGTTTCCTCTTTTCTGATTTTATGGGTTACAGGGTGGCAGCATTGGTGCTGTTGGTAACAGTTTCGCTGCTGGCGATGATCTTTGATGTATTCCCTGTTTTATTCTCAGCAGCATTGAGTGCCCTTATCTGGGATTTCTTTTTTATACCACCACGTTTTACCATTCATATTGACACAACAGAAGACAGTATTCTCCTTGCCATGTACTTCGTGATCGCATTGATCAATGCAGTACTTACTTATAAAATAAGGCAGATCGAAAAAGATGCACGTCTGAAAGAAGAGAAAGCAAACAGCGTGAAGCTTTACAACACCATTCTCAATTCATTATCGCATGAATTAAGAACACCTATTGCTGCGATCATTGGTGCTACTGATAATTTGCAGACCAACCCCCATCTTACGAAAGAAAACCATGAGCAACTCATTGCTGAAATTGCAAAAGGAGCTTTCCGGTTAAACCAGCAAGTAGAAAACCTGCTCAACATCTCCCGTTTAGAATCGGGCCATATACAACCGAAATACGATTGGTGCGATGTAGAAGAATTAATTTACCAGGTTGTACACTCGGTTGAAGAGAATCATAAGAACAGGAAAATAAACATCAGCATTAAACCCGGACTTCCTTTTTGCAGTATCGACAAAGGCATGCTCGAACAGGTATTATATAACCTTTTAAGTAATGCAGCGATACACACACCCGACACTTGCAGTATCACCATATCAGCGGTATGTCATGCAGACATCCTGCAAATCATCATTGAAGACAGTGGCAATACATTCATTGATACTGAAGCCAACGATATACTCAACAAATTTTCAAGAGACAGTAAAAGCAAAACAGCAGGCTCAGGTCTTGGTCTATCCATTGTAAAAGGGTTTACGGAAGCGCTTGCGGGTAATGTGGAATTGGAAAAATCTTCATTGGGTGGCGCAAAATTTACGATATCGTTTCCTGTACGATCAAATCGATTTGAAACCATTAAAGCATGA
- a CDS encoding response regulator yields MNKSEILIIDDEPQMRKLLEITLQSNGYLSKTAASAKEGLIMAENHPPELILLDLGLPDESGHNVLQKLRQWYTNPIIILSVQKNESDIIKALDNGANDYLSKPFRTGELLARIRSALRTINTDEGETTISFGDLSVDLSTRSVWKNDQLLKLTATEYNLLALLIRNEGKVLTHQYLLRAIWGPGYINQSQYLRVFIAQIRKKIEEDPNRPLYLLTEAGVGYRFISTSN; encoded by the coding sequence ATGAACAAATCAGAAATATTAATTATCGACGATGAACCCCAGATGAGGAAGCTGCTTGAAATTACCTTGCAGAGCAATGGCTATTTGTCAAAAACGGCTGCTTCAGCAAAAGAAGGTTTGATCATGGCTGAAAATCATCCCCCGGAATTGATATTGCTTGATCTTGGTTTACCTGATGAAAGTGGTCACAACGTATTGCAAAAACTCAGACAGTGGTACACAAATCCCATTATTATTCTATCGGTGCAAAAAAATGAATCGGATATTATCAAAGCATTGGATAACGGCGCAAATGATTATTTATCTAAACCATTTCGCACAGGTGAATTGCTGGCCCGTATCCGTTCTGCATTACGAACCATCAATACCGATGAAGGTGAAACAACCATCTCATTCGGTGATCTGAGTGTTGATCTTTCAACAAGATCTGTCTGGAAAAATGATCAGTTGTTGAAACTTACTGCAACAGAATACAACCTGTTGGCATTGCTCATCCGCAACGAAGGCAAAGTGCTTACACATCAATACTTACTACGTGCCATTTGGGGGCCGGGCTATATCAATCAATCGCAATACCTTCGTGTATTTATTGCGCAGATCAGAAAGAAGATCGAAGAAGATCCCAACCGACCGCTTTATTTATTGACTGAAGCCGGTGTTGGCTACCGCTTTATCAGTACTTCTAATTGA
- a CDS encoding D-TA family PLP-dependent enzyme gives MNWYNIKNIDTIDSPALLLYKERVQQNINRAVEMIKDVNLLRPHVKTNKTAEVCAMMMTAGITKFKCATIAEAEMLAMLKAKDVLLAYQPVGPKAKRLLALVQQYPQTTFGCVTDNIETARALADLFSAANKLINVYIDLNTGMNRSGIKPADAFVLAEQLISLPGIQFKGLHAYDGHLRDTDLQQRQQKSNAAFDEVLTLATQIEKLTNKPITIVAGGSPSFPTHLRRNVECSPGTFVYWDWGYKHQVPDEPFDYAALVLTRVISIVDGQTITTDLGHKSVAAENPFPRVHFLNASDATPFSQSEEHLVLKVADSKSFKVGDVLYGVPVHICPTVALYDKAVVIENNEAVTTWKVIARDRAINV, from the coding sequence ATGAATTGGTATAACATAAAAAATATCGATACGATCGACTCTCCTGCCTTGCTGCTTTACAAAGAACGTGTGCAACAAAATATCAATCGTGCAGTGGAGATGATCAAAGATGTGAACCTGCTTCGTCCGCATGTAAAAACAAACAAGACTGCAGAAGTATGTGCGATGATGATGACTGCAGGTATTACCAAGTTCAAATGCGCCACTATTGCAGAAGCAGAAATGCTGGCGATGTTGAAAGCAAAAGATGTGCTGCTGGCTTATCAGCCTGTAGGGCCAAAAGCAAAAAGGTTATTAGCACTAGTGCAGCAATATCCGCAAACTACATTCGGATGTGTGACAGATAATATTGAAACAGCAAGAGCATTAGCAGATCTGTTTTCTGCTGCCAATAAACTGATCAACGTCTATATCGATCTCAACACAGGCATGAACAGAAGTGGGATTAAACCGGCAGACGCATTTGTTTTAGCTGAGCAGTTGATCAGCTTGCCCGGTATTCAATTCAAAGGATTGCATGCATACGATGGACATTTACGGGATACTGATCTGCAACAACGTCAGCAAAAAAGCAATGCAGCATTTGATGAAGTGCTTACGTTGGCAACACAAATCGAAAAGCTTACCAACAAACCAATAACCATTGTTGCAGGTGGCTCCCCAAGTTTTCCAACACATCTTAGACGAAATGTTGAATGCAGTCCCGGCACATTTGTTTATTGGGATTGGGGTTACAAGCACCAGGTGCCTGATGAGCCGTTTGATTATGCAGCGCTTGTTCTTACAAGAGTAATTTCTATTGTTGATGGGCAAACCATCACCACCGATCTCGGACATAAATCTGTTGCTGCTGAAAATCCATTTCCACGTGTTCATTTTTTAAATGCCTCAGATGCCACTCCCTTTTCACAAAGTGAAGAACACCTGGTGTTGAAAGTAGCAGATAGTAAATCATTCAAAGTGGGTGATGTGTTATACGGCGTGCCTGTTCATATTTGTCCTACCGTTGCGTTGTATGATAAAGCAGTTGTTATTGAAAACAACGAAGCCGTAACAACATGGAAAGTGATAGCGAGAGACCGTGCTATAAATGTATAG
- the eutC gene encoding ethanolamine ammonia-lyase subunit EutC: MDIQKQKTVEEDAWHPLKQFTAARIALGRTGNAIPLKELLKFRLAHAHARDAVYARLHSQELVQQLQQFNLPVYSLHSKAKDRNEYLLHPDLGRQLNDASVQLLQNRSASFDIVLILADGLSATAVNHHAVPLLQLLIPLLQESNFSIAITTAQQARVAVGDTTGSLMHAKLSLVLIGERPGLSAADSMGAYLTYNPTVGLTDESRNCISNIRPEGMDYAKAAAKIHYLITASFRLQYSGVLLKDEELDILEEKKKE; the protein is encoded by the coding sequence ATGGATATTCAAAAACAGAAAACTGTTGAAGAAGATGCATGGCATCCGTTAAAACAATTTACGGCTGCAAGGATCGCATTGGGACGAACTGGTAATGCTATTCCGTTAAAAGAGCTGCTCAAATTCAGACTTGCACATGCACATGCAAGAGATGCTGTGTATGCACGTTTGCATTCGCAGGAATTGGTACAGCAGTTACAGCAATTCAATCTGCCGGTTTATTCCTTGCACAGCAAAGCTAAAGACAGGAATGAATATTTGCTTCATCCTGATCTTGGCCGCCAGTTGAATGATGCATCTGTTCAGCTCCTGCAAAACAGAAGTGCTTCTTTTGATATTGTATTGATCCTGGCAGATGGTTTGTCAGCAACGGCTGTTAATCATCATGCAGTGCCTTTGTTGCAATTGCTGATCCCTTTGTTACAAGAATCGAATTTTTCGATTGCCATCACAACTGCACAACAGGCAAGAGTTGCTGTTGGCGATACCACTGGTTCATTGATGCATGCAAAGCTGTCGTTGGTATTGATCGGTGAACGGCCAGGTTTATCCGCTGCTGATAGTATGGGTGCTTACTTAACCTATAATCCGACTGTTGGATTAACAGATGAAAGCAGGAATTGTATTTCCAATATCCGGCCTGAAGGAATGGACTATGCAAAAGCTGCAGCAAAAATTCATTACCTCATTACTGCATCGTTTCGTTTGCAGTATAGCGGAGTGTTGTTGAAAGATGAGGAGCTGGATATTCTTGAAGAAAAGAAGAAAGAATAA
- a CDS encoding ethanolamine ammonia-lyase subunit EutB, with product MAYRSTIRSFTYVFDDLKTLLAKATPYRSGDALAGLTASTYEERIAAQIALADIPLKTFLNEAVIPYETDAVTRLIIDSHDANNFAAIAHFTVGELRDWLLSDEADTKLLQQLAFAFTPEMIAAVCKLMRNQDLIAVAQKCEVVTGFRNTIGLKGRLSTRLQPNHPTDDVKGIAASMVDGLLYGSGDAVIGINPATDSPAAVETLLHMLNDVINKFNIPTQSCVLSHVTTTLQLIQRNAPVDLVFQSIGGTEKTNHSFGVSLALLDEVYAAAKSLQRGTVGNNVMYFETGQGSSLSANAHEGVDLQTCEARAYAVARNYKPHLVNSVVGFIGPEYLYDGKQIIRAALEDHFCGKLLGLPMGVDICYTNHAAADQDDMDTLLTLLGVAGCNFIMGVPGADDIMLNYQSTSFHDALYVRKVLNKKPSPEFEAWLIQQGILDDAGNRLTIDANHYLLKNI from the coding sequence ATGGCGTATCGCTCCACCATACGAAGTTTTACTTATGTGTTTGATGATTTGAAAACATTGTTGGCCAAAGCAACGCCTTACCGCAGCGGTGACGCATTGGCCGGGTTAACAGCATCAACGTATGAAGAACGTATTGCAGCACAAATTGCATTGGCAGATATTCCTTTAAAAACATTTTTGAATGAAGCAGTGATTCCTTACGAAACAGATGCTGTTACCCGACTGATCATTGATTCACATGATGCAAACAACTTTGCAGCCATTGCCCATTTTACCGTAGGTGAGCTGCGTGACTGGTTGTTGAGTGATGAAGCAGATACAAAACTCCTGCAACAACTGGCATTTGCGTTTACGCCGGAGATGATCGCTGCTGTTTGTAAGCTGATGCGTAACCAGGACTTAATTGCAGTGGCACAGAAATGTGAAGTGGTAACAGGTTTCCGGAATACGATTGGATTAAAGGGACGATTATCAACGAGGCTGCAACCTAATCACCCAACCGATGATGTAAAAGGTATTGCAGCCAGTATGGTGGATGGATTGTTGTATGGCAGCGGCGATGCTGTGATCGGTATTAATCCAGCAACTGATAGTCCGGCAGCAGTGGAAACATTATTGCACATGCTTAACGATGTGATCAATAAATTCAATATACCCACACAGAGCTGTGTGTTGAGTCATGTTACCACTACGTTGCAACTCATTCAACGCAACGCACCTGTTGATCTGGTTTTTCAATCGATTGGCGGAACAGAAAAAACAAATCACAGCTTTGGCGTTTCACTTGCCTTATTGGATGAAGTGTATGCAGCAGCAAAAAGTCTGCAAAGAGGAACTGTTGGTAACAATGTGATGTATTTTGAAACAGGGCAGGGGTCTTCTTTATCAGCTAATGCACACGAAGGCGTTGATCTGCAAACATGCGAAGCAAGAGCTTATGCTGTTGCACGCAACTACAAACCGCATTTGGTGAATTCTGTTGTTGGATTTATTGGTCCGGAATATTTGTATGATGGCAAGCAGATCATTCGTGCAGCATTGGAAGATCATTTCTGTGGAAAGTTATTGGGATTGCCAATGGGAGTGGACATTTGTTACACCAATCATGCAGCAGCCGATCAGGATGATATGGATACACTGCTCACGTTACTTGGTGTAGCCGGTTGCAATTTTATTATGGGTGTGCCGGGTGCTGATGATATTATGCTCAACTATCAATCCACTTCTTTTCATGATGCATTGTATGTACGCAAAGTGCTTAATAAAAAACCTTCGCCTGAATTTGAAGCGTGGTTAATACAGCAGGGCATATTGGATGATGCAGGAAACAGGTTAACGATCGATGCCAATCATTATTTGTTGAAGAACATATAA
- the eat gene encoding ethanolamine permease: MAAKQPGLKKALSAVHLWAIAVGLVISGEYFGWNYGWGVAGTMGMLIATLAVTVMYITFIFSFTELTTSIPNAGGPFTYAHKALGPIGGLIAGYASLIEFLFATPAIAYALGSYIHFLYPSMNVMYTAIGCYVVFTAINMLGIKESALFTLLVTLLAVIELLVFMGIVAPHFQLKNFMQDSLPFGWKGVFAALPFAIWLYLAIEGVAMVAEETKDPKRTIPKGYISGIVTLVLLALGVMILTGGITDWKNLTNIDYPLPEAVGIALGRDSELTKLFAGIGLFGLIASFHSIILTYSRQLFSLAREEYLPKGLAKLNPRFQTPHRALIVGGIIGIIAIVSGKTNELIIFSVLGAIVMYIISMVSLFVLRKKEPLLERPFKAPLYPYFPVIALLLATICLVAIVYYNPLLSIIFFASLALLLILFVTLGKHKQLTAGNNQ, translated from the coding sequence ATGGCAGCAAAACAACCCGGTTTAAAGAAAGCGCTTTCGGCAGTTCACTTATGGGCCATTGCTGTGGGATTGGTTATTTCAGGCGAATACTTTGGCTGGAATTACGGATGGGGAGTAGCAGGCACCATGGGCATGCTCATTGCGACACTTGCAGTAACGGTGATGTACATCACATTTATCTTCAGCTTTACGGAGCTTACAACAAGTATTCCTAATGCAGGTGGTCCGTTTACCTATGCACATAAAGCACTTGGCCCGATTGGTGGATTGATCGCCGGGTATGCCAGCTTGATCGAATTTTTATTTGCCACACCGGCCATTGCCTATGCATTGGGCAGCTACATTCATTTTCTATATCCATCCATGAATGTGATGTACACCGCCATTGGTTGTTATGTTGTGTTTACAGCCATCAATATGCTGGGCATTAAAGAATCGGCACTGTTTACATTGCTGGTCACCTTGCTCGCAGTGATCGAGCTGTTGGTGTTTATGGGAATAGTAGCACCGCATTTTCAGTTGAAGAATTTTATGCAGGATAGTTTGCCTTTTGGCTGGAAAGGCGTGTTTGCGGCATTGCCGTTTGCTATCTGGTTGTATTTGGCGATTGAAGGAGTGGCAATGGTGGCGGAAGAAACAAAAGACCCAAAGCGAACAATTCCTAAAGGGTATATTTCAGGTATTGTAACATTGGTATTACTGGCATTGGGTGTAATGATCTTAACAGGAGGCATTACCGATTGGAAAAACTTAACGAATATTGATTATCCCTTACCCGAAGCCGTAGGTATTGCGTTAGGAAGAGATAGTGAGCTCACCAAACTATTCGCCGGTATTGGTCTGTTTGGATTGATTGCTTCTTTTCACAGTATTATTCTTACGTATTCACGACAATTGTTTTCATTGGCAAGAGAAGAGTACTTACCTAAAGGGTTGGCGAAACTGAATCCACGTTTTCAAACACCACACAGGGCTTTAATTGTTGGGGGTATCATCGGTATCATTGCCATTGTTTCAGGCAAAACAAATGAACTCATCATTTTTTCTGTACTTGGCGCTATTGTGATGTACATCATCAGCATGGTGAGTTTATTTGTGCTGCGGAAGAAAGAACCTTTACTTGAGCGACCGTTCAAAGCTCCGTTATACCCTTACTTTCCTGTTATTGCTTTGTTGTTGGCAACGATATGTCTTGTTGCCATTGTTTATTATAATCCCTTGCTCAGTATTATCTTTTTTGCATCGTTAGCGCTGCTCCTGATACTGTTTGTAACTTTAGGTAAACACAAACAACTAACTGCAGGCAATAATCAGTAG